One part of the Acidobacteriota bacterium genome encodes these proteins:
- a CDS encoding nucleotidyltransferase domain-containing protein — MGSLRPLLDAQRAHAAWIFGSHARGTASAESDIDVIVVASTDRPFVDRFRDYLPAIANADGGVDLLVYTPEEFARMQAEERPFLVDALADARQIHGRRPSGMLGPGTEGVCPPPTDTPRPGSRTAPRSALQPP; from the coding sequence ATCGGTTCTCTCCGTCCCCTCCTGGACGCGCAGCGGGCGCACGCGGCGTGGATCTTCGGATCGCACGCCCGCGGAACGGCCTCGGCCGAGAGTGATATCGACGTCATCGTCGTGGCGTCGACGGACCGCCCCTTCGTGGACCGGTTCCGGGACTACCTGCCTGCGATCGCGAACGCCGACGGCGGTGTCGACCTGCTCGTCTACACGCCCGAGGAGTTCGCGCGCATGCAGGCGGAGGAGCGCCCGTTTCTCGTCGACGCCCTCGCCGACGCGAGACAAATCCATGGGAGACGCCCGAGCGGCATGCTCGGTCCCGGGACTGAGGGCGTCTGCCCGCCACCTACCGATACGCCGCGGCCTGGATCTCGTACAGCTCCGCGTAGTGCCCTGCAGCCGCCATGA